In Deltaproteobacteria bacterium, a single window of DNA contains:
- the kdsB gene encoding 3-deoxy-manno-octulosonate cytidylyltransferase — MKVYAIIPARYGSRRFEGKPLAMIAGKPMIQHVFERAAAGAGVDRVVVATDDERIRTAVEDFGGEAVMTRTDHLSGTDRLAEAVDILKAAPDDIVVNIQGDQPAFHPRLIRDIIQPLEDDPALPMTTLATPLTDPSEANDPNIVKVVFDYNHQALYFSRAPIPWPRDGGQTAFYRHIGVYGYRVKFLRRFVKLAHGRLEALERLEQLRALENDCAIKVILTDLVSPDVDVPSDIARVEEFLRCE; from the coding sequence GTGAAGGTTTACGCCATAATCCCGGCCCGATATGGTTCAAGGCGGTTTGAAGGCAAGCCGCTGGCCATGATCGCAGGCAAACCAATGATCCAGCATGTATTCGAACGGGCCGCAGCCGGGGCTGGCGTGGATCGGGTTGTGGTCGCCACCGATGACGAACGAATCAGGACGGCGGTCGAGGATTTTGGAGGAGAGGCGGTCATGACCCGCACCGACCACTTATCAGGCACCGATCGGCTGGCCGAGGCCGTTGATATCCTAAAGGCAGCCCCTGATGACATCGTCGTCAACATCCAAGGGGATCAGCCTGCCTTTCACCCCCGGCTGATCAGGGATATCATCCAGCCGCTTGAGGATGACCCCGCCCTGCCCATGACCACCTTAGCCACGCCCCTGACCGATCCTTCGGAAGCCAATGACCCTAATATCGTCAAGGTGGTCTTCGATTATAACCACCAGGCCCTCTATTTTTCCCGGGCGCCGATCCCCTGGCCGCGAGATGGCGGCCAAACGGCTTTTTACAGACACATCGGAGTTTATGGCTACCGGGTCAAATTCCTGCGCCGTTTCGTAAAGCTAGCTCACGGCCGGCTGGAGGCTCTGGAAAGGCTGGAGCAGCTTCGCGCCCTGGAGAACGACTGCGCCATCAAAGTCATTCTGACGGACCTTGTTTCCCCTGATGTGGACGTGCCTTCTGATATCGCTCGTGTAGAGGAATTTTTAAGATGCGAATAA
- the metG gene encoding methionine--tRNA ligase, translated as MKPRYYVTTPIYYVNDRPHLGHAYTTIVADALKRFHEIMGYETYFLTGTDEHGDKILQAAQEKGVSPQQFVDGIAALFEEIWPELDISNDDFIRTTQERHIKVVHEILNRVNDAGDIYFGKYGGYYCYGCERFYTEKELVDGLCPDHLEPPTFIEEENYFFAMSKYQDWLIDHIKTHPGFIRPERYRNEVLSFLKEPLEDLCISRPKSRLNWGITLPFDERYVTYVWFDALINYVSALGYPEGNLYKRFWPAAHLLIAKDILKPHAIFWPIMLKSAGIPLYQHLNVHGYWKIGQSKMSKSVGNVVEALAMKDVYGLDALRYFLLREMVFGLDSNFSEEALVARINADLANDLGNLCQRSLTMVRKFNQGLIPEASRLRKEGGEMRAAGLKVIEEYTRAFEEMAFHKALVAAWSFINRANKFIDQQAPWALAKEPSQKGKLEEVLYEILAALGLVAGMIYPIMPAMAARMRHQVGLPHDLLTFDPVKIEQALKPKAPVRQGEALFPRVELGGALAGKKAKTKTKAKTAEKKEADEMGVISFEEFKKLDLRVAQVTAAETIPNSKKLLKLTVNLGREKTIVAGIAEDFAPEDLVGQQVLVVANLAPTKLMGIVSEGMLLAAEDGEGLVLVNFSRPVEPGSKVS; from the coding sequence ATGAAGCCCAGATACTACGTGACCACACCGATTTACTATGTCAATGACAGGCCCCATCTGGGGCATGCCTATACGACTATCGTGGCCGACGCGCTCAAACGATTCCATGAGATCATGGGCTATGAAACCTATTTCCTGACCGGGACTGACGAGCACGGAGACAAAATCCTCCAGGCAGCGCAGGAAAAGGGGGTGTCACCCCAGCAGTTCGTGGACGGGATTGCCGCGCTTTTCGAGGAGATCTGGCCTGAACTGGACATCTCGAATGACGACTTCATCCGGACGACTCAGGAGAGACATATCAAGGTCGTTCATGAAATTCTCAACCGCGTCAATGACGCCGGTGACATCTACTTTGGGAAGTACGGCGGTTACTACTGTTACGGGTGCGAGCGTTTTTACACAGAAAAGGAGCTGGTTGACGGTCTCTGCCCTGATCATCTTGAACCGCCGACCTTTATCGAGGAAGAGAACTACTTTTTTGCCATGAGTAAATACCAGGACTGGCTCATTGACCATATCAAGACGCACCCTGGCTTTATCCGGCCGGAGCGCTACCGCAACGAGGTCCTTTCCTTTCTGAAAGAACCGCTGGAAGACCTCTGTATCTCCCGGCCAAAATCTCGCCTGAACTGGGGCATCACCCTGCCTTTCGACGAGCGTTACGTGACCTATGTCTGGTTTGACGCTTTAATCAACTATGTCTCCGCGCTGGGCTATCCGGAAGGCAATCTGTATAAGCGTTTCTGGCCGGCGGCCCACCTCCTCATCGCCAAGGACATCCTCAAGCCTCACGCCATCTTCTGGCCGATCATGCTCAAAAGCGCCGGAATCCCTCTCTATCAGCATCTCAATGTTCATGGCTATTGGAAGATCGGTCAGAGCAAGATGTCCAAGTCGGTGGGTAATGTGGTCGAGGCCCTGGCCATGAAGGATGTATACGGCCTGGACGCCCTTCGCTACTTTCTCCTCAGAGAGATGGTCTTTGGCCTTGATTCGAACTTTTCTGAAGAGGCTCTGGTGGCGCGGATCAACGCCGACCTGGCCAATGACCTGGGCAATCTCTGCCAGCGAAGCCTGACCATGGTCCGGAAATTCAACCAGGGCTTGATTCCAGAGGCCTCGCGCCTCCGTAAAGAAGGGGGCGAGATGCGCGCCGCCGGACTCAAGGTCATAGAGGAGTATACCCGGGCCTTTGAGGAGATGGCCTTTCACAAGGCCCTGGTGGCTGCGTGGAGCTTTATCAACCGGGCCAACAAGTTCATTGATCAACAAGCGCCCTGGGCCCTGGCCAAGGAACCCTCTCAAAAAGGGAAGCTTGAGGAGGTGCTTTATGAAATCCTCGCGGCCCTGGGCCTGGTGGCTGGAATGATCTACCCGATCATGCCAGCAATGGCGGCCAGGATGCGTCACCAGGTAGGTCTGCCTCACGACCTGCTTACCTTCGATCCGGTCAAGATCGAGCAGGCCCTTAAACCGAAGGCGCCGGTGCGGCAGGGCGAGGCTCTCTTTCCCCGCGTTGAGCTGGGCGGGGCCCTGGCCGGAAAGAAGGCCAAAACCAAGACCAAAGCCAAAACAGCGGAGAAGAAGGAGGCAGACGAAATGGGGGTCATCTCTTTTGAGGAGTTTAAGAAGCTCGACTTACGTGTCGCTCAGGTTACGGCCGCTGAAACAATTCCCAACTCCAAGAAGCTGCTTAAACTGACCGTGAACCTGGGCCGGGAAAAAACCATCGTGGCTGGGATCGCTGAAGACTTTGCCCCTGAAGACCTGGTCGGCCAGCAGGTTTTGGTGGTGGCCAACCTTGCCCCGACCAAGTTGATGGGCATAGTATCTGAAGGGATGCTCCTGGCCGCAGAAGACGGAGAAGGGTTGGTCCTGGTCAACTTCAGCCGCCCGGTTGAGCCAGGCAGTAAAGTTTCATAG
- a CDS encoding stage 0 sporulation family protein, translated as MNKVVGIRFRRNGPIYFFATGHFVLHKGDRIIVKTEQGVGLGEIVTPPWTQNPEIHRDLKKVFRMANKEDLSQHKKNIELEGVAFDFCLERIKARNMEMKLVTTEVLFDGSKIIFYYTADGRVDFRELVKDLVARFRTRIEMRQIGVRHEAKMIGGVGCCGRELCCATFLSSFDPVSVRMAKEQNLSLNPAKISGLCGRLMCCLNYEFPTYMEQKKGLAKVGKRVMTKSGPGKVIRQNIMARTSIVLLSEGGEIEIGPEDIIPAKPGENEPSSI; from the coding sequence ATGAACAAGGTCGTCGGCATCCGCTTTCGCCGGAACGGGCCGATTTATTTCTTCGCGACCGGCCACTTTGTTCTTCATAAGGGAGACCGGATCATCGTCAAGACGGAGCAGGGGGTCGGCCTGGGCGAAATCGTGACTCCTCCCTGGACCCAGAACCCGGAAATTCACCGCGACTTAAAGAAGGTCTTCCGCATGGCCAATAAAGAAGACCTTTCGCAGCATAAAAAAAATATAGAACTTGAAGGGGTCGCTTTTGATTTCTGCCTTGAGCGCATCAAGGCCCGGAACATGGAAATGAAGCTGGTCACTACCGAAGTCCTGTTCGATGGCTCCAAGATTATCTTTTACTACACGGCCGACGGGCGTGTTGATTTCCGTGAACTGGTCAAGGACCTGGTGGCCAGATTCCGAACCCGCATTGAGATGCGTCAGATCGGAGTGCGCCATGAGGCCAAAATGATCGGCGGTGTGGGCTGCTGCGGCCGCGAACTTTGCTGCGCCACCTTTTTGAGTTCCTTCGATCCGGTTTCCGTCAGGATGGCCAAGGAGCAGAACCTCTCCCTGAACCCCGCCAAGATTTCCGGGCTGTGCGGCCGGCTGATGTGCTGCTTAAATTACGAGTTCCCGACCTACATGGAACAGAAGAAAGGCCTGGCCAAAGTAGGCAAGCGCGTTATGACCAAGTCCGGGCCGGGTAAGGTCATCCGGCAGAATATCATGGCCCGCACCTCGATTGTCCTCCTGTCGGAAGGCGGTGAGATTGAGATTGGGCCTGAGGATATTATCCCTGCCAAACCGGGTGAGAACGAACCTTCATCAATATAA
- the holB gene encoding DNA polymerase III subunit delta', producing MGFEQLIGHERPLKMIRAMLVRERLPHALLITGPTGVGKHTFALALAQAVNCERPESGEACGVCSACDKIGRGVHPDVVEIEPEGRTQVIKIVRIRELRTQVSFRPFEGRTKVFLIREAQKMHEASANALLKTLEEPPPVSLIILTAPEEGDLLPTVVSRCLRLGLAPLSRGLVEDWLERKRGLTGAEARLLASFSGGCLGRVKDLEPEAIFEKRRNTLEKLEQLEPGRPLAALKWADDLAKAEDERTMLFDFLRFWYRDLMILASQGSGRHVVNSDLLDELDTFRAGRGPTAFLTALEKIDQAEEALDRMARPDLVMENLLLNLNESREV from the coding sequence ATGGGTTTTGAGCAACTGATCGGGCATGAACGGCCCTTGAAGATGATTCGAGCCATGCTGGTTCGGGAGCGGCTGCCTCACGCCCTGCTCATCACCGGCCCGACCGGTGTGGGCAAGCACACCTTCGCCCTGGCCCTGGCTCAGGCGGTTAACTGCGAGCGGCCGGAGTCTGGGGAAGCTTGCGGAGTCTGCTCGGCCTGCGATAAGATCGGGCGAGGCGTTCACCCGGATGTGGTTGAAATCGAGCCGGAGGGTCGGACCCAGGTCATCAAGATTGTTCGCATCCGGGAGCTCAGGACCCAGGTCTCTTTTCGGCCTTTTGAAGGCCGGACCAAGGTTTTTCTGATTCGGGAGGCCCAGAAGATGCACGAGGCCTCGGCCAACGCCCTGCTCAAGACCCTGGAGGAACCGCCTCCGGTCAGTTTGATTATTTTAACGGCGCCGGAGGAGGGGGACCTGTTGCCCACCGTGGTCTCCCGCTGTTTGCGCCTCGGCCTGGCCCCTCTGTCTCGCGGCCTGGTTGAGGATTGGCTCGAACGTAAACGAGGGCTGACCGGGGCCGAAGCCCGTCTGCTGGCCTCTTTTTCCGGGGGGTGTCTTGGCCGTGTGAAGGACCTTGAGCCTGAAGCGATCTTTGAAAAGCGGCGGAACACGCTTGAAAAGTTAGAGCAGCTTGAGCCCGGCCGCCCCTTGGCCGCCCTTAAGTGGGCTGATGATCTGGCCAAGGCCGAGGACGAGCGGACCATGCTCTTTGATTTTCTCAGGTTCTGGTACCGCGATTTGATGATTCTGGCCAGCCAGGGTAGCGGTCGCCATGTGGTAAACTCCGATCTTCTGGATGAGCTTGACACCTTCAGGGCGGGCCGGGGGCCGACGGCCTTTTTAACCGCGCTCGAGAAGATTGATCAGGCCGAGGAGGCTCTGGACAGGATGGCCCGGCCGGACCTGGTCATGGAAAACTTGCTCCTAAACCTGAATGAGTCTCGGGAGGTATAG
- a CDS encoding HD domain-containing protein, with translation MTAEKIFVEDIREGQEVLSPFLVEGLRLGQTKSGRPYVSLKLKDRTGRIEARVWEAAEAFFKSFHDGDLAQIRGLGESFQGQVQLKVIEAGRLKTADADLSLFQAASPFDPEEMFAELLALTQSVIDPHLKGLLEDIFADEKLMKRFKQVPAAKRFHQAYVAGLLEHTLAVARAAEAVVRLYPRLNRDLLLTGAIIHDLGKVREFDLEPGGDYTTEGRLLGHVVIGVEMLQAKLAARQDFPEELAQLLKHLIISHHGDYEFGSPKKPKILEALALYALDDLDAKLSGIGGFIERHLQENGWTDYNRLMERYFYKPGPKALRSEEEEITTPESAAGRETEPEPEPARDPDQMSLLEEKP, from the coding sequence TTGACAGCAGAAAAAATATTTGTCGAGGATATCCGTGAAGGCCAGGAGGTGCTTTCCCCTTTCCTGGTGGAAGGCCTGCGCCTGGGCCAGACCAAAAGCGGGCGTCCCTATGTCAGCCTCAAGCTGAAAGATCGCACCGGCCGCATCGAGGCCCGGGTCTGGGAGGCGGCCGAGGCTTTTTTTAAGTCCTTTCATGATGGCGATCTGGCCCAGATACGCGGGCTGGGCGAGTCTTTTCAGGGTCAGGTTCAGCTTAAGGTCATTGAGGCCGGAAGGCTTAAAACGGCTGACGCGGACCTGAGTCTGTTTCAGGCGGCTTCGCCGTTTGATCCGGAGGAGATGTTTGCCGAGCTTCTGGCCCTGACCCAAAGTGTTATTGATCCGCATCTCAAGGGACTCCTGGAAGATATATTTGCCGATGAGAAGCTGATGAAGCGCTTCAAGCAGGTCCCGGCGGCCAAACGGTTTCATCAGGCCTATGTCGCCGGTCTGCTGGAGCATACGCTGGCCGTGGCCAGGGCGGCCGAGGCCGTGGTGAGGCTCTATCCCAGACTCAACCGGGACCTGCTCCTGACCGGGGCCATCATCCACGACCTGGGAAAGGTCAGGGAGTTTGACCTGGAGCCGGGCGGGGATTACACCACTGAAGGCCGGCTGCTGGGTCATGTGGTCATCGGGGTCGAGATGCTTCAGGCCAAGCTGGCCGCGCGTCAAGATTTTCCAGAGGAGCTGGCCCAGCTTCTCAAGCACCTCATTATCAGCCATCACGGGGATTATGAATTTGGTTCGCCGAAAAAGCCAAAGATCCTGGAGGCCCTGGCCCTGTATGCCTTGGACGACCTGGACGCCAAGCTCAGCGGCATCGGCGGCTTTATCGAACGGCACCTTCAGGAAAATGGATGGACGGATTATAATCGGCTCATGGAGAGATATTTCTACAAACCAGGCCCTAAGGCCTTGCGGTCAGAAGAAGAGGAAATAACGACACCGGAGTCGGCGGCAGGGCGGGAAACAGAGCCGGAACCAGAACCGGCGCGAGACCCCGACCAGATGAGTTTATTAGAGGAAAAGCCTTAA
- a CDS encoding SAM-dependent DNA methyltransferase, translated as MSSSITEWEFTADVASWINEILAKDHSLPFSRAKVEQKGTGSQKRRDLTLLDKNKAVALAGEVKLPYRPNGGSPYNHELIQDARKKAARSHARFFFTWNVNEFVLWETFPAKTAWKDRKYKSWLITEVLKPEHLELPMTEHAIQKWLPDFLKDFTKILYGTVPFALQTPDEKFIEALESSLRLPILFTFEELAEKYNKPKFKSELDKWMREDQGWIILGDPEGIRDNLERASKFSCYALVNKLVFHEALLRRYGAKIRKLAIPAHIDRAEDLRLHLEMYFEEAKEITGDYETVFGEDHTLIGNRIPFYSDNAVPHWRELINQIHEFDFSKLDYEIIGNIFERLISPEERHKYGQFYTRVEVVDLINSFCIHRGEEKVMDPACGGGTFLVRAYARKRELSPTRKHGQLLMDLFGIDISHFATHLTTINLATRDLIDEENYPQIARNDFFNVSPKNPFLILPKHIGGSIQTHGMGAIQHRKVEIPLLDAVIGNPPYLRQEDIPKAKKKKGDGGPEPGTKEYYQGLVKKESHADFSLRSDIHCYFWPHASSFLKEDGYLCLLTSSQWLDVEYGFRLQKWILQDFEIKAIFESIEEPWFVGARVATTVTILRRQHDEKKRMNNIIRFVQLRRPIGEILAHDGTTAGAVQAANSFRDEILSLKKNTVNERYRARLVRQGDLWNEGVRLGVIMGKSKDHGNDDPESQIGDYYGGKWGMYLRAPDLWFQIIDNYGTRFMPLGELAEVRFGVKSGKDVFFFPKDWSAECLSRYEDSFEFEDTFGVPRKKVESGKVKLVFCGEDYSEIRPIEAKYLEPEVHSLMEIDGFTVTPENCARQILLVSKKRSQLKGTYVLDYIKWGEEKGYHKGSTCAARVTAEREWYDLTGHKRGSLFWPMAQQYRHIAPVNDQNLICKAQQYKHITPINDYNLQCNCNLYDLHLSAKVEASVIAGILNSSIVVLSKFQYGRPVGVEGSLKTEVVDMNIMQIPDPTKATEKSRNRVANAFTKLKQRKALYFLSERRLRQMSYTQAGKIDELGKLSNESELDMPDRRELDDAVLQMLGVRSKKRRQELIDELYDYLREFFERTRQKEEKAIANKKKAKRRGPARPGEIAAQIYQEIKETENHLLQQYDPDFINKSKSFDTFDLPLEGSPRPYRDLFAEHGVAFMKGEKRLALVETKLPAQDSLVILVANSGVRGLVRIPHEEDECKRIFNKFENFIKKRENFIWEMIEHRTADEDMQEKIYGSLMSLLSKRW; from the coding sequence ATGTCAAGCTCAATCACTGAATGGGAATTTACGGCAGATGTAGCAAGTTGGATCAACGAAATCCTTGCTAAAGATCACAGTTTACCCTTTTCACGGGCCAAGGTCGAACAAAAAGGGACAGGCTCGCAAAAGCGTCGTGATCTGACCCTTCTTGACAAGAATAAGGCCGTTGCTCTCGCCGGAGAAGTCAAACTTCCCTATCGCCCCAATGGCGGAAGCCCATACAACCATGAACTAATCCAAGATGCGCGTAAAAAGGCTGCGCGCTCTCATGCAAGGTTCTTTTTTACCTGGAACGTGAATGAGTTTGTCCTGTGGGAGACTTTTCCGGCAAAGACCGCGTGGAAAGACCGCAAGTATAAGTCATGGCTCATAACCGAGGTCCTGAAACCAGAGCACCTTGAACTCCCCATGACAGAGCATGCCATTCAAAAGTGGCTGCCTGATTTTTTAAAGGACTTTACCAAAATCTTATACGGCACAGTGCCTTTCGCTCTTCAAACTCCGGATGAGAAATTTATAGAGGCGCTGGAGTCATCGCTCAGGTTGCCAATTCTTTTCACATTTGAAGAATTGGCGGAAAAATATAACAAACCAAAATTTAAATCAGAACTCGATAAATGGATGCGTGAGGACCAAGGCTGGATCATCCTTGGCGATCCAGAAGGTATTCGCGACAACCTTGAACGGGCCTCTAAATTTTCCTGTTACGCCCTGGTAAACAAGCTGGTTTTTCATGAGGCGCTTCTTAGACGTTATGGAGCCAAGATTAGAAAACTCGCCATACCCGCGCATATTGACAGGGCGGAAGACTTACGATTGCATCTCGAAATGTACTTTGAGGAAGCCAAGGAAATTACAGGCGATTATGAAACGGTCTTCGGAGAAGACCACACGCTAATTGGAAACCGTATCCCTTTTTACTCTGATAACGCTGTCCCTCACTGGCGGGAATTGATCAACCAGATTCATGAGTTCGACTTTAGTAAGCTTGATTATGAAATCATCGGCAATATTTTTGAGCGATTGATTTCTCCTGAAGAACGACACAAGTACGGTCAATTTTACACCCGTGTGGAAGTCGTTGACCTTATCAATAGCTTTTGCATCCATCGCGGTGAGGAGAAAGTCATGGACCCAGCTTGTGGCGGCGGTACATTTCTTGTGCGAGCCTATGCGCGAAAGCGGGAGCTTTCCCCAACCCGAAAACACGGCCAACTTCTTATGGACCTATTTGGCATTGATATATCCCATTTTGCGACGCACCTGACTACAATTAACTTAGCCACACGCGACCTGATTGATGAGGAAAACTACCCTCAAATCGCCCGTAATGACTTTTTCAATGTATCCCCCAAAAACCCTTTTCTTATTTTGCCAAAACATATCGGTGGCAGTATTCAAACACACGGTATGGGGGCCATCCAGCACCGAAAAGTAGAAATCCCGCTTCTGGATGCTGTAATTGGGAATCCTCCGTACCTTCGGCAGGAAGATATTCCAAAGGCCAAAAAGAAAAAAGGAGACGGGGGACCAGAACCTGGCACTAAAGAATATTATCAAGGGCTTGTTAAAAAAGAGAGTCACGCAGATTTTTCTTTGCGAAGCGACATTCACTGCTATTTCTGGCCCCATGCCTCAAGTTTCCTTAAGGAAGACGGTTATCTGTGCCTCCTAACCTCCAGCCAGTGGCTAGATGTGGAATACGGCTTCCGTTTGCAGAAATGGATTCTCCAGGATTTTGAGATTAAGGCGATCTTTGAAAGTATCGAAGAGCCATGGTTTGTTGGGGCCCGCGTTGCCACAACGGTTACTATCTTACGCCGCCAGCATGACGAAAAAAAACGTATGAACAACATCATCCGCTTTGTTCAGCTTCGCCGTCCAATTGGCGAAATCCTTGCCCATGATGGAACCACGGCCGGAGCGGTTCAAGCTGCCAATAGCTTTCGGGATGAAATCCTTTCCCTAAAAAAGAACACCGTCAATGAGCGATACCGCGCTCGCCTGGTCCGGCAGGGTGATTTGTGGAATGAGGGTGTCCGGCTAGGCGTAATCATGGGAAAATCTAAAGACCATGGAAACGATGATCCAGAAAGTCAGATAGGGGATTACTACGGCGGCAAATGGGGCATGTACCTTAGAGCGCCTGACCTGTGGTTTCAGATCATTGATAACTATGGTACGCGCTTTATGCCATTAGGGGAGCTAGCCGAAGTACGATTTGGAGTGAAAAGCGGAAAAGACGTTTTCTTCTTTCCTAAAGATTGGAGTGCAGAATGCCTGTCAAGATATGAAGATTCGTTTGAGTTCGAAGACACTTTTGGAGTGCCGCGAAAAAAGGTTGAATCAGGCAAGGTTAAACTCGTCTTTTGCGGGGAAGATTACAGCGAAATCAGACCTATCGAAGCGAAATATCTTGAACCGGAAGTGCACAGCCTCATGGAAATAGACGGCTTTACCGTTACACCTGAAAATTGCGCCCGTCAAATTCTCCTTGTAAGCAAGAAACGTTCACAGCTTAAAGGAACGTATGTCCTCGATTACATAAAGTGGGGTGAAGAAAAAGGTTACCACAAAGGATCAACGTGCGCTGCACGCGTTACTGCTGAAAGAGAATGGTATGATCTAACGGGCCATAAACGAGGTAGCCTGTTTTGGCCTATGGCACAACAATACAGACATATTGCCCCAGTAAATGATCAGAATCTTATTTGCAAGGCACAGCAATATAAGCACATCACTCCAATCAATGATTATAACCTCCAATGTAATTGCAATTTATATGATCTTCATTTGTCTGCTAAAGTAGAAGCATCGGTTATTGCAGGGATTCTTAATTCGTCTATCGTTGTCTTATCGAAATTCCAGTACGGTAGACCGGTTGGCGTTGAGGGTAGTCTAAAAACCGAAGTAGTTGACATGAACATTATGCAAATTCCCGACCCTACGAAAGCCACAGAAAAATCACGAAACAGAGTAGCCAATGCATTTACCAAGCTCAAGCAGCGCAAAGCCCTGTATTTCCTCTCCGAGCGTCGTCTCCGGCAAATGTCCTATACCCAGGCGGGGAAAATAGATGAACTCGGAAAGCTCTCTAACGAGTCCGAACTGGATATGCCCGACCGTCGGGAATTGGATGACGCGGTTCTTCAAATGTTGGGGGTACGGTCCAAGAAACGCCGCCAGGAGCTAATAGACGAGCTTTACGATTACCTTCGCGAGTTCTTCGAGCGAACCCGCCAGAAGGAAGAAAAGGCCATAGCCAATAAGAAGAAAGCCAAGCGGCGGGGTCCAGCCCGGCCAGGTGAAATTGCGGCCCAAATCTATCAGGAAATTAAGGAAACAGAAAACCACTTACTCCAACAGTACGATCCTGACTTCATTAACAAATCTAAATCTTTCGATACTTTTGATCTTCCGCTCGAAGGCTCGCCAAGGCCTTATCGCGACCTTTTCGCCGAGCATGGTGTTGCTTTTATGAAAGGCGAGAAGCGTCTTGCTCTAGTTGAAACAAAGCTTCCAGCGCAGGACTCACTTGTAATCTTAGTTGCAAATTCTGGCGTGCGCGGCCTGGTTCGTATTCCGCATGAAGAAGATGAATGCAAACGCATTTTCAATAAGTTTGAGAATTTTATAAAGAAGCGTGAAAACTTTATCTGGGAAATGATCGAACACCGCACTGCGGATGAGGACATGCAGGAGAAGATATATGGATCCCTGATGTCGTTATTGAGCAAGCGGTGGTGA
- the larC gene encoding nickel pincer cofactor biosynthesis protein LarC produces MTTIAFADCLAGVSGDMFLAACLDLGLPLNTLKQELAKIALSDYQLEAWTELKQGLSAHRFQVRLEAKRHHRPYKEIKALVSESGLSDRVKSSALAVFERLARVEGRIHGIEPAEVNFHEVGSVDSIVDVVGACIGLEYHDISRLYASTLPLGSGWVQTAHGRLPLPAPATLALLEGVPAYGTGIEAELVTPTGAAILVSRVAEFGPMPAMTITRTGYGAGARDLPDRPNLMRLVLGEAAEDIPRERLIVGETNLDDMNPEILPYIMDRLFEAGALDVWLTSIQMKKGRPGVKLSLLARPGDIQNLLGIVLTESSTLGVRTFPVERPALAREIQTLTTPWGEVAVKSVTRGDRIELIPEYEACQRIARETGLPLKEVYDRVKALGIKPQEK; encoded by the coding sequence ATGACCACCATCGCCTTTGCCGACTGTCTGGCCGGAGTCAGTGGAGACATGTTCTTAGCGGCCTGCCTGGACCTGGGACTGCCTCTTAATACACTGAAACAGGAACTGGCCAAGATCGCCCTGAGCGACTACCAGCTTGAAGCCTGGACCGAACTGAAGCAGGGCCTGTCCGCGCACCGCTTTCAGGTCCGCCTTGAAGCCAAGCGCCATCACCGTCCGTATAAGGAAATTAAGGCCCTTGTTTCAGAAAGCGGCCTTTCGGACCGGGTCAAATCCAGCGCCCTGGCCGTCTTCGAGCGCTTAGCCCGGGTCGAGGGCCGGATTCATGGTATCGAACCCGCTGAAGTCAACTTCCATGAAGTCGGGTCGGTGGACTCGATCGTGGACGTGGTCGGCGCGTGTATAGGCCTGGAATACCATGATATTTCCCGTCTTTACGCCTCCACCCTCCCCCTGGGTTCCGGCTGGGTTCAAACCGCCCACGGCCGCCTGCCTCTGCCCGCTCCGGCGACCCTGGCCCTCCTCGAAGGCGTTCCGGCTTACGGAACCGGGATTGAAGCCGAACTGGTCACGCCGACCGGCGCGGCGATCCTGGTCAGCCGTGTGGCTGAATTCGGCCCCATGCCAGCCATGACCATCACCAGGACCGGGTACGGGGCTGGCGCGCGAGACCTGCCAGACCGGCCTAACCTCATGCGCCTCGTTCTGGGAGAGGCTGCGGAGGATATCCCCCGGGAGAGGCTCATCGTGGGTGAAACCAACCTGGACGATATGAACCCTGAGATCCTGCCTTATATCATGGACCGCCTTTTCGAGGCCGGGGCGCTGGACGTCTGGCTGACCTCGATCCAGATGAAAAAAGGCCGGCCCGGCGTCAAGCTCTCCCTGCTGGCAAGACCGGGGGACATTCAGAACCTCCTTGGGATCGTCCTAACCGAATCCTCCACCCTCGGCGTCAGGACCTTTCCGGTGGAGCGTCCGGCCCTGGCCCGCGAAATCCAGACCCTGACCACGCCCTGGGGCGAGGTGGCGGTCAAGTCTGTCACCAGGGGAGACCGGATCGAGCTGATCCCTGAATACGAGGCCTGCCAGCGCATCGCCCGGGAAACCGGCCTCCCGCTGAAGGAGGTCTATGACCGCGTCAAGGCGCTAGGCATCAAGCCCCAGGAAAAGTGA